Proteins encoded together in one Cellulomonas gilvus ATCC 13127 window:
- a CDS encoding SpoIID/LytB domain-containing protein — translation MRPRISALVALVTLVLAGFAAPAAAATTTGVYASAVATTTAGARVPVAVSWVSKDAPVTGRANLQKRSGSSWVHVRQFAVVDGVARTWVDPSVTTTYRIRASSASAPSGTVTTGAAGTSRSVTVTVVTSALKAGAPHLAQTSAVLDGTRAPLTVAWTYRGAKVTGAVNLQRSSGSGWVHVRRVSVVDGVASVTGTATGTSLFRLRAVSSDVPGLVTAHPYGTSEEVRLVPGGAVAPASFTVVGAGYGHGVGMSQYGAYGMALDGAGPTTILQHYYTGATLARTATKQLVRVQVRTGTSATTITSASGKARIRVNGTVATEVAAGTPVTIAPVSGKLRVTVGARTWTTSSTTSRVHVEWQNTRYWTGSTSADVTVKVSGADADAYRWGRLEVSNLSGSVNVVDVVQLGDEYLYGLAEVPSSWPANALRAQVVAARSYAWADLGSVSSGCDCHLYDDTRDQVFRGWDKVAEPYYGARWKSAVDATISAEGSSVLTTAGGTRIKAFFFSSSGGRTENSEDVWSAALPYARSVDDRWSKDPDVNPNWRWTATVSQASMRSAFGLPDVATVAVVSRTAGGSADVVRATSTSGATASMSGQSFRSRFGLRGAWISSVSG, via the coding sequence ATGCGCCCCAGGATCAGCGCCCTCGTCGCGCTCGTGACCCTCGTCCTCGCCGGGTTCGCGGCACCCGCCGCGGCGGCCACGACGACGGGCGTCTACGCCTCGGCGGTCGCCACGACGACCGCGGGCGCCCGCGTCCCCGTCGCGGTGAGCTGGGTCAGCAAGGACGCGCCCGTGACGGGCCGCGCCAACCTGCAGAAGCGGTCGGGCTCGTCGTGGGTGCACGTGCGGCAGTTCGCCGTCGTCGACGGGGTCGCCCGGACCTGGGTGGACCCGAGCGTCACGACGACGTACCGGATCCGTGCGAGCTCGGCCAGCGCGCCCTCGGGGACGGTGACGACGGGCGCCGCGGGCACCAGCCGGTCGGTCACGGTCACGGTCGTGACGTCGGCCCTCAAGGCCGGTGCCCCGCACCTGGCGCAGACCTCGGCGGTGCTGGACGGCACGCGCGCCCCGCTCACGGTCGCGTGGACGTACCGCGGTGCGAAGGTCACGGGCGCGGTGAACCTGCAGCGCAGCTCGGGCTCGGGCTGGGTCCACGTGCGGCGGGTCTCGGTGGTCGACGGCGTCGCGTCCGTCACGGGGACGGCCACGGGCACGTCGCTGTTCCGGCTGCGCGCCGTGTCGAGCGACGTCCCGGGTCTGGTGACCGCCCACCCGTACGGCACCAGCGAGGAGGTGCGGCTCGTCCCGGGCGGTGCCGTGGCCCCCGCGAGCTTCACGGTGGTCGGCGCGGGCTACGGGCACGGCGTGGGCATGTCGCAGTACGGCGCGTACGGGATGGCGCTCGACGGCGCGGGGCCCACCACGATCCTGCAGCACTACTACACCGGCGCGACGCTGGCGCGGACGGCCACGAAGCAGCTGGTGCGGGTGCAGGTGCGCACGGGGACGTCGGCGACCACGATCACGTCCGCCTCCGGCAAGGCGCGCATCCGGGTCAACGGCACGGTCGCGACCGAGGTCGCCGCGGGGACGCCCGTCACGATCGCGCCCGTCTCAGGCAAGCTGCGGGTCACGGTCGGTGCGCGGACGTGGACCACGAGCTCCACGACGAGCCGGGTGCACGTCGAGTGGCAGAACACGCGCTACTGGACGGGCTCGACCAGCGCGGACGTCACGGTCAAGGTCAGCGGCGCGGACGCCGACGCCTACCGCTGGGGCCGGCTCGAGGTGAGCAACCTGAGCGGCAGCGTGAACGTCGTCGACGTGGTGCAGCTCGGGGACGAGTACCTGTACGGGCTCGCGGAGGTGCCGTCCTCCTGGCCCGCCAACGCGCTGCGTGCCCAGGTGGTCGCCGCACGGTCCTACGCGTGGGCGGACCTGGGCTCCGTGAGCTCGGGCTGCGACTGCCACCTGTACGACGACACGCGTGACCAGGTCTTCCGCGGCTGGGACAAGGTCGCCGAGCCGTACTACGGCGCGCGCTGGAAGTCCGCGGTGGACGCGACGATCTCGGCCGAGGGGTCGAGCGTCCTCACCACCGCCGGGGGCACGCGCATCAAGGCGTTCTTCTTCTCGTCGTCCGGCGGGCGCACCGAGAACAGCGAGGACGTCTGGTCCGCGGCGCTGCCGTACGCGCGCAGCGTCGACGACCGGTGGAGCAAGGACCCGGACGTCAACCCCAACTGGCGGTGGACCGCGACCGTGAGCCAGGCGTCGATGCGTTCGGCGTTCGGGCTGCCCGACGTCGCCACGGTCGCCGTGGTCTCCCGGACGGCCGGTGGTTCGGCGGACGTGGTGCGCGCGACCTCCACGTCGGGGGCGACCGCGTCGATGAGCGGGCAGTCGTTCCGGAGCCGGTTCGGTCTCCGGGGTGCGTGGATCTCGTCCGTCAGCGGCTGA
- a CDS encoding N-acetylmuramoyl-L-alanine amidase, producing MAALPAAVLATALVAPSPAVAAPTVTAAPAAGAAQPGSGATGDPAGAVPGFVAEPAAAPRPARTRTLALTPAAPDVHEVTRTSTGGPFHLAAVTWPAGQKASVDVTIRVRTATGWSAWTELASDDDHAPDPGARTTARRAGTAPYVTAAADAVQVRVRSADELPAGLRLETIDPGTAPAPSAATTLAAAPATPATPTDAAADAVTQPTRLVPTQPTILSRAAWGADEKLRGNYGEDIWYGQIKGAFVHHTASANGYAASEVPAIIRSIYRYHVLSRGWDDIGYNFLVDRFGRVWEGAYGGIDKPVVGAHTKYYNSSSFAMSAIGDFTSVTPSQAVLDAYSSLFAWKLGLAGVWDPQGTTDYTYPGSRDQRTISGHRDAKATACPGQRLYDRIGTIRSGVERRMAAVPARLTLDGPAVSGAGERSLVTAQWARGDVPVDGKVNLQRWTGRTWEHVRQLTVVDGVVSTWVTPSATRSFRLRASSATLPVNVATSGTAGTSNTLTTTVARTPPSLELDGPAVLRIGDKASLTIRWWAGGPVDGAVNLQRRSGSSWVHVRQITVQDGTATTTLTPGASNSYRLRASRASTPPGVPLTDPLGTSNTYAVTAYPRDSAPFVGR from the coding sequence GTGGCCGCCCTGCCGGCCGCCGTCCTGGCGACCGCGCTGGTCGCGCCGTCCCCCGCGGTGGCCGCGCCCACCGTCACCGCGGCGCCGGCCGCCGGGGCCGCACAGCCCGGGTCCGGCGCCACGGGCGACCCGGCCGGCGCCGTGCCGGGGTTCGTCGCCGAGCCGGCGGCCGCGCCGCGCCCCGCACGCACGCGCACGCTCGCGCTGACGCCCGCCGCACCGGACGTGCACGAGGTGACGCGCACCAGCACGGGCGGCCCGTTCCACCTGGCCGCGGTCACGTGGCCCGCGGGTCAGAAGGCCTCGGTCGACGTCACGATCCGCGTCCGCACCGCGACGGGCTGGTCCGCGTGGACCGAGCTCGCGTCCGACGACGACCACGCGCCGGACCCCGGCGCGCGCACGACCGCGCGCCGCGCGGGCACCGCGCCGTACGTCACCGCGGCCGCGGATGCCGTCCAGGTGCGCGTGCGGTCCGCCGACGAGCTGCCCGCGGGGCTGCGCCTGGAGACGATCGACCCGGGCACCGCACCCGCGCCCTCCGCGGCGACGACGCTCGCCGCGGCCCCGGCCACGCCCGCCACCCCTACGGACGCCGCCGCCGACGCGGTCACGCAGCCGACGCGTCTGGTCCCCACGCAGCCGACGATCCTCTCGCGCGCCGCGTGGGGTGCCGACGAGAAGCTGCGCGGCAACTACGGCGAGGACATCTGGTACGGCCAGATCAAGGGTGCGTTCGTGCACCACACCGCGAGCGCGAACGGGTACGCGGCCTCGGAGGTCCCCGCGATCATCCGGTCGATCTACCGCTACCACGTGCTGAGCCGCGGCTGGGACGACATCGGCTACAACTTCCTCGTCGACCGGTTCGGGCGCGTCTGGGAGGGCGCGTACGGGGGCATCGACAAGCCCGTGGTGGGCGCGCACACGAAGTACTACAACTCGTCGTCGTTCGCGATGTCCGCGATCGGCGACTTCACCAGCGTGACGCCGTCGCAGGCCGTGCTCGACGCGTACTCGAGCCTGTTCGCGTGGAAGCTCGGCCTCGCGGGCGTGTGGGACCCGCAGGGGACGACGGACTACACCTACCCCGGCTCACGTGACCAGCGCACGATCTCCGGTCACCGCGACGCCAAGGCGACGGCCTGCCCGGGCCAGCGGCTGTACGACCGGATCGGCACCATCCGCTCGGGCGTCGAGCGACGCATGGCGGCCGTGCCCGCGCGGCTCACGCTCGACGGCCCCGCGGTCTCGGGCGCGGGCGAGCGCTCGCTCGTCACGGCCCAGTGGGCGCGCGGTGACGTCCCCGTGGACGGCAAGGTCAACCTGCAGCGCTGGACCGGCCGCACCTGGGAGCACGTCCGGCAGCTGACCGTGGTGGACGGCGTCGTCTCGACGTGGGTCACGCCGTCGGCGACGCGCTCCTTCCGGCTGCGGGCGTCGTCGGCGACGCTGCCCGTCAACGTCGCGACCTCGGGCACCGCCGGGACGTCCAACACGCTCACGACGACCGTCGCCCGCACGCCGCCCTCGCTCGAGCTGGACGGACCGGCCGTGCTGCGCATCGGCGACAAGGCCTCGCTCACCATCCGCTGGTGGGCGGGCGGCCCGGTCGACGGCGCGGTCAACCTGCAGCGCCGCTCGGGCTCGTCCTGGGTGCACGTCCGCCAGATCACGGTGCAGGACGGCACGGCGACCACGACGCTGACCCCTGGCGCGTCCAACTCCTACCGGCTGCGGGCCTCGCGCGCCAGCACGCCGCCCGGGGTTCCGCTCACCGATCCGCTCGGCACGTCGAACACGTACGCGGTGACCGCGTACCCGCGCGACTCGGCGCCGTTCGTCGGCCGCTGA